The Vespula vulgaris chromosome 17, iyVesVulg1.1, whole genome shotgun sequence genome includes a window with the following:
- the LOC127069915 gene encoding homeobox protein cut isoform X3, which yields MQASAEANSLDIQAMQSMDWLFKKERIYLLAQFWQQRATLAEKEVSALKEQLATANDGNSKTEGHQLSQTSQGSDQQQQHDASNPRRTPNSNLEQELQAKDKEISQLLEEVSRLQQNLQRLQETSAQATARLEEELEARRQHISRLESKLERQRDYDDLKREISVLRSVDLSQIPTGEPGKSLEHLLMERSKALQQAESLKPPNTPDTLGGLSSPLQRASTASPHGVGGGPPSSLVSSQQAPPPPPTSVSLPPRSTPTPSSATSTTSSLLFPPPLQNVETFGSFLGEEIVANWRRTLERSIINQQQQQQQQQQQQQQQQQQQQQQQQQQQQQQQQQQQVQQVQHQQVQQQQQSQQQQQQQQQPQQQQQPQQQQQSTQISQLTQQQLQQVQPLIGLHPPTTPSSLNHLPSPTEASSSSNNAPSKSSTPLGTTSMGTTTLATTNLGTTPLGTTSLGTSTLGTALGTTLGTTLGTTLGTTLGTTPLIGCLDSSEKASTPVPGHETPAPQTPSSTSALTSPPSFQPPTSMVETSTSSASVNGGGVTPSAVSTAPPPKSPADQESCHNNNNNSHHLANNNIGGLSVLDTLKSPFRFDDRTHPFRFGDEFGAAGMAGRLGESLIPKGDPMEARLQEMLRYNMDKYASQNLDTLHIARRVRELLSIHNIGQRLFAKYVLGLSQGTVSELLSKPKPWDKLTEKGRDSYRKMHGWACDDNAVMLLKSLIPKKEYVSGKEQGMPPFARGPQESGPPEMSDERLAHILSESGHLQMRGEHEVSNDADSKSPSRIGCPSPFSKDRLDSQNRRLKKYENDDIPPEKVVRIYQEELTKLMGRRVEDLRGPREFPPSAVFPHFFSGTQGLQGIERTQEDIRLALDAYHRELQKLNAGPGQNSALTGLPGLPGLPGLLALQQQALQQHHLATNGGGVQDLSLGKMDIRNKMINGVTEEEKEKMEEAMRHAGSAFSLVRPKQETTGAQSTPGGSSASSPLGNSILPPAMTPSEDFSGAAAASPLQRMASITNSLISQPSTPTHHASNQRPLKAVLPPITQQQFDMYNNLNTEDIVKRVKEQLSQYSISQRLFGESVLGLSQGSVSDLLARPKPWHMLTQKGREPFIRMKMFLEDDNAVHKLVASQYKIAPEKLMRTGGYGGLPPCGTPMKPMPPTKLVQEQLQNAAKAQAAAQAAAQAAAQHQQENQMQLGPPQQSPQHPQHPQPPLPMMLTPPGPHHPHAQLSMQELQKKQQQQQQQQMTLHSPHHQMTPSPLRGPHLHISSSVYEMAALTQDLDTQTITTKIKEALLANNIGQKIFGEVVLGLSQGSVSELLSKPKPWHMLSIKGREPFIRMQMWLSDAHNVDRLQALKNERREANKRRRSSGPGHDNSSDTSSNDTAEFYHAASPGPGPASAKKQRVLFSEEQKEALRLAFALDPYPNVSTIEFLAGELALSSRTITNWFHNHRMRLKQQTPHGQPEPQSPREPGQPFDRVQFRLLLNQRLVEIQKERLGLGNVPLPYSPYFNPNLAALVGNALKEQCSGLDLSMSALKREPNQEFEDEDVEDAMSNLGSEDSEGSAGSIKREPAETPTAPTTVRSNRRKPAAPQWVNPEWQEPTRTGDEVIINGVCVMQTDDYGVKREAEETIRVEPTPVQDRYEEDVQSDVSSVSGNNGPDRDSPMPSPKSGQNSPVTSPRSPSVQQTVQQSTETSPKEIVKHEPEETWDY from the exons atcAGTCAACTGTTGGAGGAGGTATCCAGGTTACAACAGAATTTACAACGTCTTCAAGAAACGAGCGCGCAAGCGACGGCGCGTCTCGAGGAAGAACTCGAAGCACGAAGACAGCACATCAGTAGATTGGAGAGTAAATTGGAACGGCAGAGAGATTACGATGACCTGAAGCGCGAGATCAGCGTGTTAAGGTCGGTCGATCTCTCTCAGATTCCAACCGGCGAACCTGGCAAGAGTCTCGAACACCTTTTAATGGAACGTTCCAAAGCTCTCCAACAAGCTGAAAGTTTAAAACCACCGAACACACCGGACACACTCG GTGGACTATCGTCACCCCTGCAGCGCGCCTCGACCGCCTCGCCCCATGGGGTCGGAGGTGGGCCACCTTCGTCCCTCGTTTCCTCCCAACAAGCCCCACCGCCACCTCCGACCTCGGTATCCCTTCCGCCACGCTCCACGCCGACACCTTCCTCCGCAACATCGACGACTTCCAGCCTCCTCTTTCCTCCGCCTCTCCAAAACGTCGAAACCTTCGGCTCCTTCCTCGGCGAGGAGATCGTCGCCAACTGGAGGCGGACGTTGGAGAGGTCGATTATaaatcaacaacaacaacaacagcagcagcagcagcagcagcaacaacagcagcagcagcagcagcagcaacaacaacagcagcagcagcaacaacaacaacagcaacaagtCCAACAGGTGCAACATCAACAGgtacagcaacaacaacagtcacaacaacaacaacaacaacagcagcagccacaacaacagcagcagccacaacaacaacagcaaagCACTCAAATCTCTCAATTAACGCAACAACAGCTGCAGCAAGTCCAACCGTTGATAGGGCTCCATCCACCGACGACGCCGAGCAGCCTAAATCATCTTCCATCGCCAACGGAAGCGTCGTCTAGTTCGAACAACGCACCGAGCAAGTCGAGCACTCCTTTGGGTACTACGTCTATGGGAACGACGACGTTAGCCACGACGAACCTAGGGACGACGCCACTGGGTACAACGTCGTTGGGCACGTCGACGTTGGGCACGGCGTTAGGTACGACGTTGGGCACGACGTTGGGTACGACGTTGGGTACGACGTTGGGCACGACGCCGCTCATCGGTTGTCTCGATTCAAGCGAGAAGGCGTCGACGCCAGTTCCCGGTCACGAAACGCCGGCGCCGCAGACGCCATCGTCGACGAGCGCACTAACATCGCCGCCGAGCTTTCAACCGCCCACGTCGATGGTCGAGACGAGCACCTCCTCCGCCTCCGTCAACGGCGGAGGCGTTACGCCCAGCGCTGTCTCAACGGCGCCGCCGCCGAAGAGTCCGGCCGATCAGGAATCCTGtcacaataacaataacaacagtCATCACCTAGCAAATAACAATATAGGCGGATTAAGCGTCCTCGATACCTTAAAGAGTCCCTTCCGTTTCGACGACAGAACGCATCCGTTCAGATTCGGTGATGAATTTGGTGCCGCTGGTATGGCCGGTAGACTCGGTGAATCACTGATCCCAAAGGGTGATCCGATGGAAGCGAGACTACAAGAAATGTTGCGTTACAATATGGACAAGTATGCCTCGCAAAACCTGGACACCCTACACATAGCCAGAAGAGTCAGAGAATTATTGTCGATACACAATATCGGTCAGAGATTATTCGCCAAGTATGTACTTGGATTGAGTCAGGGTACCGTCAGCGAATTACTGAGCAAACCGAAACCTTGGGATAAACTCACCGAGAAGGGACGCGATAGTTATCGGAAGATGCACGGTTGGGCTTGCGACGACAACGCCGTAATGCTGCTCAAGTCCCTAATACCCAAGAAAG AGTATGTTTCAGGCAAGGAGCAGGGAATGCCACCTTTCGCGCGTGGACCACAGGAAAGTGGTCCGCCGGAAATGAGCGACGAGAGGTTGGCCCATATCCTCTCGGAATCTGGTCATCTACAAATGAGAGGCGAGCATGAGGTCTCGAACGATGCGGACAGTAAGAGTCCTAGCAGAATCGGCTGTCCGAGTCCGTTTAGTAAGGACAGACTCGACAGCCAAAATAGGAGACTGAAGAAGTACGAAAACGATGACATTCCCCCGGAAAAGGTAGTCAGGATTTATCAGGAAGAGTTAACCAAGCTCATGGGGAGGAGAGTGGAGGATCTACGCGGACCACGAGAATTCCCTCCTAG CGCGGTGTTCCCGCATTTTTTCAGCGGTACCCAAGGTCTCCAAGGTATAGAAAGAACTCAAGAGGATATCAGACTGGCGTTGGACGCTTATCATCGGGAGCTTCAAAAGTTGAACGCAGGACCTGGACAAAATTCGGCGTTGACGGGTTTGCCAGGATTACCTGGGCTTCCTGGTTTATTGGCTCTCCAACAGCAGGCTCTTCAGCAACATCACTTGGCGACGAACGGTGGTGGTGTACAGGATTTGAGCCTAGGAAAAATGGACATAAGGAATAAGATGATAAACGGGGTaacggaggaagaaaaagagaagatggaagAGGCTATGAGACACGCAGGTAGCGCGTTCTCATTGGTCAGGCCTAAACAAGAGACTACGGGAGCCCAATCGACGCCCGGTGGTTCCAGCGCGAGTTCACCACTCGGTAATTCCATACTACCTCCAGCGATGACGCCCAGTGAAGATTTTTCTGGCGCTGCTGCGGCCAGTCCACTCCAAAGGATGGCCTCCATCACGAACAGCCTAATCAGCCAACCGTCCACACCGACCCATCATGCTTCTAATCAAAGACCACTAAAGGCCGTTCTTCCTCCCATTACTCAACAACAGTTCGACATGTACAATAATCTCAATACCGAGGACATCGTGAAGAGG GTAAAAGAACAGTTGTCGCAGTATTCGATCTCCCAACGTCTATTTGGCGAATCGGTTCTTGGTCTATCTCAAGGTTCTGTCTCGGATCTTTTGGCACGTCCAAAACCCTGGCACATGCTGACGCAGAAAGGCCGCGAACCCTTCATCAGAATGAAAATGTTCCTCGAGGACGATAACGCGGTTCACAAACTGGTAGCAAGTCAATATAAGATCGCACCGGAGAAGCTGATGAGGACCGGCGGCTACGGCGGCCTGCCTC CATGCGGAACGCCTATGAAACCGATGCCGCCGACGAAATTGGTCCAGGAACAACTGCAAAATGCTGCGAAGGCACAGGCTGCCGCACAGGCAGCGGCCCAAGCAGCGGCGCAACATCAGCAAGAGAATCAAATGCAATTGGGTCCGCCACAGCAGAGTCCGCAGCATCCTCAACATCCTCAGCCACCTTTGCCGATGATGCTGACACCACCGGGTCCGCACCATCCGCACGCTCAGCTCAGCATGCAAGAACTTCAGAAgaagcaacagcagcagcaacaacagcaaatGACTCTCCATTCTCCGCACCATCAGATGACACCGTCGCCATTGCGAGGTCCTCATTTACACATCTCCTCGAGCGTTTACGAGATGGCAGCGTTGACGCAAGACCTAGACACGCAGACGATCACGACCAAGATCAAGGAGGCCTTATTGGCGAACAACATTGGCCAAAAGATATTCGGCGAGGTCGTTCTCGGGCTGTCGCAGGGCTCGGTTAGCGAATTATTAAGCAAACCAAAGCCGTGGCACATGTTGAGTATAAAAGGTCGGGAACCGTTCATAAGAATGCAAATGTGGTTGTCGGATGCTCACAACGTTGACAGATTGCAAGCTTTGAAGAACGAGCGAAGAGAGGCTAACAAGAGACGGCGTAGCAGTGGTCCCGGACACGACAACAGTTCGGACACTTCGAGCAACGATACCGCGGAGTTTTACCACGCGGCTTCGCCTGGTCCAGGACCAGCTTCCGCGAAGAAGCAACGTGTACTTTTCTCCGAGGAACAAAAGGAAGCACTTAGGCTTGCGTTCGCGCTCGATCCATATCCCAACGTTAGTACCATCGAATTTCTCGCGGGAGAACTCGCCTTGTCGTCTAGAACGATAACGAATTGGTTTCACAATCATCGAATGAGATTGAAACAGCAAACGCCACACGGTCAACCAGAACCTCAATCGCCCAGGGAACCTGGTCAACCCTTCGATCGAGTGCAGTTCAGATTATTGCTGAATCAACGGCTGGTAGAGATTCAGAAGGAAAGGTTGGGCTTGGGCAACGTACCGTTACCTTATTCCCCGTACTTCAATCCGAACTTGGCAGCCTTGGTTGGAAACGCACTGAAGGAACAGTGTTCCGGCTTGGATCTGTCCATGAGCGCCCTTAAGAGAGAGCCCAATCAAGAATTCGAAGACGAGGACGTCGAGGATGCGATGAGTAATCTCGGTAGCGAAGATTCCGAAGGTTCTGCTGGTAGCATAAAGAGAGAACCAGCGGAGACGCCGACGGCACCGACCACCGTCAGGTCTAACAGAAGGAAACCAGCAGCACCTCAATGGGTTAATCCAGAATGGCAAGAACCAACGAGAACGGGCGACGAGGTTATCATAAATGGCGTTTGCGTTATGCAAACGGACGACTACGGTGTTAAAAGGGAAGCGGAGGAGACCATTAGGGTCGAACCTACGCCTGTACAAGATAGATACGAGGAGGACGTTCAAAGTGATGTTTCCTCGGTCTCCGGTAACAATGGACCGGACAGAGACAGTCCAATGCCTAGTCCAAAGTCCGGACAAAATAGTCCTGTTACGTCACCTAGGTCGCCATCGGTACAACAAACGGTACAACAGTCGACGGAGACGAGTCCCAAAGAAATCGTTAAACACGAACCCGAAGAAACTTGGGACTATTAA
- the LOC127069915 gene encoding homeobox protein cut isoform X4, whose protein sequence is MQASAEANSLDIQAMQSMDWLFKKERIYLLAQFWQQRATLAEKEVSALKEQLATANDGNSKTEGHQLSQTSQGSDQQQQHDASNPRRTPNSNLEQELQAKDKEISQLLEEVSRLQQNLQRLQETSAQATARLEEELEARRQHISRLESKLERQRDYDDLKREISVLRSVDLSQIPTGEPGKSLEHLLMERSKALQQAESLKPPNTPDTLGGLSSPLQRASTASPHGVGGGPPSSLVSSQQAPPPPPTSVSLPPRSTPTPSSATSTTSSLLFPPPLQNVETFGSFLGEEIVANWRRTLERSIINQQQQQQQQQQQQQQQQQQQQQQQQQQQQQQQQQQQVQQVQHQQVQQQQQSQQQQQQQQQPQQQQQPQQQQQSTQISQLTQQQLQQVQPLIGLHPPTTPSSLNHLPSPTEASSSSNNAPSKSSTPLGTTSMGTTTLATTNLGTTPLGTTSLGTSTLGTALGTTLGTTLGTTLGTTLGTTPLIGCLDSSEKASTPVPGHETPAPQTPSSTSALTSPPSFQPPTSMVETSTSSASVNGGGVTPSAVSTAPPPKSPADQESCHNNNNNSHHLANNNIGGLSVLDTLKSPFRFDDRTHPFRFGDEFGAAGMAGRLGESLIPKGDPMEARLQEMLRYNMDKYASQNLDTLHIARRVRELLSIHNIGQRLFAKYVLGLSQGTVSELLSKPKPWDKLTEKGRDSYRKMHGWACDDNAVMLLKSLIPKKEYVSGKEQGMPPFARGPQESGPPEMSDERLAHILSESGHLQMRGEHEVSNDADSKSPSRIGCPSPFSKDRLDSQNRRLKKYENDDIPPEKVVRIYQEELTKLMGRRVEDLRGPREFPPSGTQGLQGIERTQEDIRLALDAYHRELQKLNAGPGQNSALTGLPGLPGLPGLLALQQQALQQHHLATNGGGVQDLSLGKMDIRNKMINGVTEEEKEKMEEAMRHAGSAFSLVRPKQETTGAQSTPGGSSASSPLGNSILPPAMTPSEDFSGAAAASPLQRMASITNSLISQPSTPTHHASNQRPLKAVLPPITQQQFDMYNNLNTEDIVKRVKEQLSQYSISQRLFGESVLGLSQGSVSDLLARPKPWHMLTQKGREPFIRMKMFLEDDNAVHKLVASQYKIAPEKLMRTGGYGGLPRKFNSACGTPMKPMPPTKLVQEQLQNAAKAQAAAQAAAQAAAQHQQENQMQLGPPQQSPQHPQHPQPPLPMMLTPPGPHHPHAQLSMQELQKKQQQQQQQQMTLHSPHHQMTPSPLRGPHLHISSSVYEMAALTQDLDTQTITTKIKEALLANNIGQKIFGEVVLGLSQGSVSELLSKPKPWHMLSIKGREPFIRMQMWLSDAHNVDRLQALKNERREANKRRRSSGPGHDNSSDTSSNDTAEFYHAASPGPGPASAKKQRVLFSEEQKEALRLAFALDPYPNVSTIEFLAGELALSSRTITNWFHNHRMRLKQQTPHGQPEPQSPREPGQPFDRVQFRLLLNQRLVEIQKERLGLGNVPLPYSPYFNPNLAALVGNALKEQCSGLDLSMSALKREPNQEFEDEDVEDAMSNLGSEDSEGSAGSIKREPAETPTAPTTVRSNRRKPAAPQWVNPEWQEPTRTGDEVIINGVCVMQTDDYGVKREAEETIRVEPTPVQDRYEEDVQSDVSSVSGNNGPDRDSPMPSPKSGQNSPVTSPRSPSVQQTVQQSTETSPKEIVKHEPEETWDY, encoded by the exons atcAGTCAACTGTTGGAGGAGGTATCCAGGTTACAACAGAATTTACAACGTCTTCAAGAAACGAGCGCGCAAGCGACGGCGCGTCTCGAGGAAGAACTCGAAGCACGAAGACAGCACATCAGTAGATTGGAGAGTAAATTGGAACGGCAGAGAGATTACGATGACCTGAAGCGCGAGATCAGCGTGTTAAGGTCGGTCGATCTCTCTCAGATTCCAACCGGCGAACCTGGCAAGAGTCTCGAACACCTTTTAATGGAACGTTCCAAAGCTCTCCAACAAGCTGAAAGTTTAAAACCACCGAACACACCGGACACACTCG GTGGACTATCGTCACCCCTGCAGCGCGCCTCGACCGCCTCGCCCCATGGGGTCGGAGGTGGGCCACCTTCGTCCCTCGTTTCCTCCCAACAAGCCCCACCGCCACCTCCGACCTCGGTATCCCTTCCGCCACGCTCCACGCCGACACCTTCCTCCGCAACATCGACGACTTCCAGCCTCCTCTTTCCTCCGCCTCTCCAAAACGTCGAAACCTTCGGCTCCTTCCTCGGCGAGGAGATCGTCGCCAACTGGAGGCGGACGTTGGAGAGGTCGATTATaaatcaacaacaacaacaacagcagcagcagcagcagcagcaacaacagcagcagcagcagcagcagcaacaacaacagcagcagcagcaacaacaacaacagcaacaagtCCAACAGGTGCAACATCAACAGgtacagcaacaacaacagtcacaacaacaacaacaacaacagcagcagccacaacaacagcagcagccacaacaacaacagcaaagCACTCAAATCTCTCAATTAACGCAACAACAGCTGCAGCAAGTCCAACCGTTGATAGGGCTCCATCCACCGACGACGCCGAGCAGCCTAAATCATCTTCCATCGCCAACGGAAGCGTCGTCTAGTTCGAACAACGCACCGAGCAAGTCGAGCACTCCTTTGGGTACTACGTCTATGGGAACGACGACGTTAGCCACGACGAACCTAGGGACGACGCCACTGGGTACAACGTCGTTGGGCACGTCGACGTTGGGCACGGCGTTAGGTACGACGTTGGGCACGACGTTGGGTACGACGTTGGGTACGACGTTGGGCACGACGCCGCTCATCGGTTGTCTCGATTCAAGCGAGAAGGCGTCGACGCCAGTTCCCGGTCACGAAACGCCGGCGCCGCAGACGCCATCGTCGACGAGCGCACTAACATCGCCGCCGAGCTTTCAACCGCCCACGTCGATGGTCGAGACGAGCACCTCCTCCGCCTCCGTCAACGGCGGAGGCGTTACGCCCAGCGCTGTCTCAACGGCGCCGCCGCCGAAGAGTCCGGCCGATCAGGAATCCTGtcacaataacaataacaacagtCATCACCTAGCAAATAACAATATAGGCGGATTAAGCGTCCTCGATACCTTAAAGAGTCCCTTCCGTTTCGACGACAGAACGCATCCGTTCAGATTCGGTGATGAATTTGGTGCCGCTGGTATGGCCGGTAGACTCGGTGAATCACTGATCCCAAAGGGTGATCCGATGGAAGCGAGACTACAAGAAATGTTGCGTTACAATATGGACAAGTATGCCTCGCAAAACCTGGACACCCTACACATAGCCAGAAGAGTCAGAGAATTATTGTCGATACACAATATCGGTCAGAGATTATTCGCCAAGTATGTACTTGGATTGAGTCAGGGTACCGTCAGCGAATTACTGAGCAAACCGAAACCTTGGGATAAACTCACCGAGAAGGGACGCGATAGTTATCGGAAGATGCACGGTTGGGCTTGCGACGACAACGCCGTAATGCTGCTCAAGTCCCTAATACCCAAGAAAG AGTATGTTTCAGGCAAGGAGCAGGGAATGCCACCTTTCGCGCGTGGACCACAGGAAAGTGGTCCGCCGGAAATGAGCGACGAGAGGTTGGCCCATATCCTCTCGGAATCTGGTCATCTACAAATGAGAGGCGAGCATGAGGTCTCGAACGATGCGGACAGTAAGAGTCCTAGCAGAATCGGCTGTCCGAGTCCGTTTAGTAAGGACAGACTCGACAGCCAAAATAGGAGACTGAAGAAGTACGAAAACGATGACATTCCCCCGGAAAAGGTAGTCAGGATTTATCAGGAAGAGTTAACCAAGCTCATGGGGAGGAGAGTGGAGGATCTACGCGGACCACGAGAATTCCCTCCTAG CGGTACCCAAGGTCTCCAAGGTATAGAAAGAACTCAAGAGGATATCAGACTGGCGTTGGACGCTTATCATCGGGAGCTTCAAAAGTTGAACGCAGGACCTGGACAAAATTCGGCGTTGACGGGTTTGCCAGGATTACCTGGGCTTCCTGGTTTATTGGCTCTCCAACAGCAGGCTCTTCAGCAACATCACTTGGCGACGAACGGTGGTGGTGTACAGGATTTGAGCCTAGGAAAAATGGACATAAGGAATAAGATGATAAACGGGGTaacggaggaagaaaaagagaagatggaagAGGCTATGAGACACGCAGGTAGCGCGTTCTCATTGGTCAGGCCTAAACAAGAGACTACGGGAGCCCAATCGACGCCCGGTGGTTCCAGCGCGAGTTCACCACTCGGTAATTCCATACTACCTCCAGCGATGACGCCCAGTGAAGATTTTTCTGGCGCTGCTGCGGCCAGTCCACTCCAAAGGATGGCCTCCATCACGAACAGCCTAATCAGCCAACCGTCCACACCGACCCATCATGCTTCTAATCAAAGACCACTAAAGGCCGTTCTTCCTCCCATTACTCAACAACAGTTCGACATGTACAATAATCTCAATACCGAGGACATCGTGAAGAGG GTAAAAGAACAGTTGTCGCAGTATTCGATCTCCCAACGTCTATTTGGCGAATCGGTTCTTGGTCTATCTCAAGGTTCTGTCTCGGATCTTTTGGCACGTCCAAAACCCTGGCACATGCTGACGCAGAAAGGCCGCGAACCCTTCATCAGAATGAAAATGTTCCTCGAGGACGATAACGCGGTTCACAAACTGGTAGCAAGTCAATATAAGATCGCACCGGAGAAGCTGATGAGGACCGGCGGCTACGGCGGCCTGCCTCGTAAGTTTAACTCAG CATGCGGAACGCCTATGAAACCGATGCCGCCGACGAAATTGGTCCAGGAACAACTGCAAAATGCTGCGAAGGCACAGGCTGCCGCACAGGCAGCGGCCCAAGCAGCGGCGCAACATCAGCAAGAGAATCAAATGCAATTGGGTCCGCCACAGCAGAGTCCGCAGCATCCTCAACATCCTCAGCCACCTTTGCCGATGATGCTGACACCACCGGGTCCGCACCATCCGCACGCTCAGCTCAGCATGCAAGAACTTCAGAAgaagcaacagcagcagcaacaacagcaaatGACTCTCCATTCTCCGCACCATCAGATGACACCGTCGCCATTGCGAGGTCCTCATTTACACATCTCCTCGAGCGTTTACGAGATGGCAGCGTTGACGCAAGACCTAGACACGCAGACGATCACGACCAAGATCAAGGAGGCCTTATTGGCGAACAACATTGGCCAAAAGATATTCGGCGAGGTCGTTCTCGGGCTGTCGCAGGGCTCGGTTAGCGAATTATTAAGCAAACCAAAGCCGTGGCACATGTTGAGTATAAAAGGTCGGGAACCGTTCATAAGAATGCAAATGTGGTTGTCGGATGCTCACAACGTTGACAGATTGCAAGCTTTGAAGAACGAGCGAAGAGAGGCTAACAAGAGACGGCGTAGCAGTGGTCCCGGACACGACAACAGTTCGGACACTTCGAGCAACGATACCGCGGAGTTTTACCACGCGGCTTCGCCTGGTCCAGGACCAGCTTCCGCGAAGAAGCAACGTGTACTTTTCTCCGAGGAACAAAAGGAAGCACTTAGGCTTGCGTTCGCGCTCGATCCATATCCCAACGTTAGTACCATCGAATTTCTCGCGGGAGAACTCGCCTTGTCGTCTAGAACGATAACGAATTGGTTTCACAATCATCGAATGAGATTGAAACAGCAAACGCCACACGGTCAACCAGAACCTCAATCGCCCAGGGAACCTGGTCAACCCTTCGATCGAGTGCAGTTCAGATTATTGCTGAATCAACGGCTGGTAGAGATTCAGAAGGAAAGGTTGGGCTTGGGCAACGTACCGTTACCTTATTCCCCGTACTTCAATCCGAACTTGGCAGCCTTGGTTGGAAACGCACTGAAGGAACAGTGTTCCGGCTTGGATCTGTCCATGAGCGCCCTTAAGAGAGAGCCCAATCAAGAATTCGAAGACGAGGACGTCGAGGATGCGATGAGTAATCTCGGTAGCGAAGATTCCGAAGGTTCTGCTGGTAGCATAAAGAGAGAACCAGCGGAGACGCCGACGGCACCGACCACCGTCAGGTCTAACAGAAGGAAACCAGCAGCACCTCAATGGGTTAATCCAGAATGGCAAGAACCAACGAGAACGGGCGACGAGGTTATCATAAATGGCGTTTGCGTTATGCAAACGGACGACTACGGTGTTAAAAGGGAAGCGGAGGAGACCATTAGGGTCGAACCTACGCCTGTACAAGATAGATACGAGGAGGACGTTCAAAGTGATGTTTCCTCGGTCTCCGGTAACAATGGACCGGACAGAGACAGTCCAATGCCTAGTCCAAAGTCCGGACAAAATAGTCCTGTTACGTCACCTAGGTCGCCATCGGTACAACAAACGGTACAACAGTCGACGGAGACGAGTCCCAAAGAAATCGTTAAACACGAACCCGAAGAAACTTGGGACTATTAA